In Sardina pilchardus chromosome 10, fSarPil1.1, whole genome shotgun sequence, one genomic interval encodes:
- the LOC134093409 gene encoding C-C motif chemokine 22-like, with translation MRTLAALLALVLVISVSAQYSPTTHDCCDKFSPQPIPIAMVVSSFKTSSSCYLRALVIETKKGRKLCVDPEVPWVKRLLRMLNHKQARTTVMPTSSSTVNQVSTFNQTSASPTGSYAF, from the exons ATGAGGACCCTGGCTGCTCTTCTGGCTCTAGTGCTGGTCATCTCAGTTAGTG CTCAGTATAGCCCAACAACACACGACTGCTGTGATAAATTCTCACCTCAACCGATTCCTATTGCCATGGTGGTGTCTTCCTTCaagaccagcagcagctgctACCTGagagctcttgt GATTGAAACAAAGAAAGGCAGGAAACTCTGTGTGGACCCTGAGGTGCCCTGGGTAAAAAGGCTTCTCCGCATGTTGAACCACAAGCAAGCTAGAACCACTGTGATGCCTACCTCATCCTCGACTGTCAATCAAGTGTCAACTTTCAATCAAACATCAGCAAGTCCTACTGGGTCTTATGCTTTTTAG
- the LOC134094758 gene encoding C-C motif chemokine 5-like, giving the protein MRTLAALLALVLVISVSAQYGVTTDSCCAKYVTVVIPAGKVVSYFTTSTRCALHSHVFETVKGKSLCVNPALPWVKNIVTKLDKKKMPSTASHM; this is encoded by the exons ATGAGGACCCTGGCTGCTCTTCTGGCTCTGGTGCTGGTCATCTCAGTTAGTG CTCAGTATGGCGTTACTACAGACAGCTGCTGTGCAAAATATGTCACTGTGGTGATACCAGCAGGCAAAGTGGTGTCTTACTTCACAACCAGCACAAGATGTGCCCTGCATTCACATGT GTTTGAAACAGTAAAAGGCAAATCGCTCTGCGTGAACCCTGCCCTTCCCTGGGTAAAGAACATTGTCACCAAGTTGGACAAGAAGAAAATGCCTTCTACAGCCTCCCATATGTGA